From the genome of Candidatus Saccharimonadales bacterium, one region includes:
- a CDS encoding GrpB family protein: MSIGLERGTVRLQAYDPNWAIEFERERQRLLDVFGDRLIAIEHIGSTSVPGLPAKPIIDMIAAIRSFDELENFVEPLQELGYEYSPERMFTDRKFFPKGPHSSRTHHLNFVLNDDANQWASPLLFRDYLRNHQEARNEYARLKFLLAGKYSNDREMYTKSKSDFIQRALSVARL, translated from the coding sequence ATGAGCATTGGACTAGAGCGAGGCACTGTCCGGTTACAAGCATATGATCCTAACTGGGCAATTGAATTTGAACGGGAAAGGCAAAGGTTGCTAGATGTATTTGGAGATAGGCTGATTGCTATCGAGCATATTGGAAGTACTTCAGTTCCAGGTCTACCCGCAAAGCCGATCATTGATATGATCGCTGCCATTCGTTCGTTCGATGAATTAGAAAACTTTGTCGAACCACTCCAGGAACTTGGCTATGAATACTCGCCAGAGAGAATGTTTACTGACAGGAAGTTCTTTCCAAAAGGCCCTCACTCTAGTCGAACACATCATCTTAATTTCGTTTTAAACGATGATGCTAACCAGTGGGCGTCACCGTTGCTATTTCGAGATTACTTAAGAAATCATCAAGAGGCTAGAAATGAGTATGCTCGACTAAAGTTTTTGCTTGCTGGGAAATATAGCAACGACAGAGAAATGTATACAAAATCAAAAAGTGATTTTATTCAACGAGCGTTAAGTGTAGCCAGGTTGTAG
- a CDS encoding NUDIX hydrolase, producing the protein MNIDPRLNEIDDCLYRVAARVLIVNGNKILLVKEADDDWWALPGGGIDHGESIELTVTREIEEELGVPASDVSSDFEIVYYNIGNVVNAVPRMNLFFKVFIPEASIRKTKHVSEWKWFTKEEFLNQELHTSYDKRKLVGVIFSD; encoded by the coding sequence ATGAATATAGACCCTCGCTTAAATGAAATAGATGATTGTTTGTATCGTGTAGCTGCACGAGTACTCATTGTTAATGGCAATAAGATATTGCTTGTGAAAGAAGCTGACGATGATTGGTGGGCACTCCCAGGTGGTGGCATAGATCATGGTGAGTCGATTGAACTAACGGTCACACGCGAAATAGAAGAAGAGTTGGGCGTACCCGCGAGCGATGTATCATCTGATTTTGAAATCGTATATTACAATATTGGTAACGTCGTGAATGCCGTACCTCGAATGAATCTCTTCTTCAAAGTTTTCATACCCGAAGCTTCTATAAGGAAAACAAAGCATGTTTCCGAGTGGAAATGGTTTACAAAAGAGGAATTCCTAAATCAGGAGCTCCATACATCTTACGATAAAAGAAAACTCGTAGGTGTAATTTTTAGTGATTAG
- a CDS encoding DUF1428 domain-containing protein produces MAKYVDGFVLVVPKGKETDYEEMAKMGRDSWMKHGALQYFECRGDDLKQQEMGDQKSRAFQEMAGAGGDDNVWFSFIVFNSKEHRDEVNKKVMEEMDESYSDQVNFEMPNDMTKMAYGGFEVAVEG; encoded by the coding sequence ATGGCTAAATATGTTGATGGATTCGTTTTGGTAGTGCCAAAGGGTAAGGAAACTGATTATGAAGAAATGGCTAAAATGGGGCGAGATTCCTGGATGAAGCATGGCGCGCTTCAGTACTTTGAATGTAGGGGCGACGACCTTAAGCAACAGGAAATGGGTGACCAAAAATCTCGAGCTTTTCAGGAGATGGCTGGCGCTGGCGGCGATGACAATGTATGGTTCTCTTTTATCGTCTTTAATTCCAAAGAACATCGTGATGAAGTAAACAAAAAAGTAATGGAAGAGATGGACGAGAGTTATAGTGATCAGGTTAATTTCGAAATGCCTAACGACATGACGAAGATGGCGTATGGTGGATTTGAAGTAGCGGTTGAAGGGTAG
- a CDS encoding DUF4385 domain-containing protein translates to MAYTTMDWSINFREHPEAYEIGRGEQGVLLAEPYKSELLPHWRFATPDKAEKSADKLLAMFYEYKKQHDFVGMDMARKFLQMGFTRSRRYANHKGGKKYEGPVPLDKKGQSGAHGRKELPRSEEDPVKAESARIFYKRYETAKNDPEYQQMMKLHKEDRKS, encoded by the coding sequence ATGGCCTACACAACAATGGATTGGAGCATCAACTTTCGAGAACACCCCGAAGCATACGAAATTGGCCGCGGTGAGCAAGGAGTCTTGCTCGCAGAACCGTACAAAAGTGAACTCCTTCCTCATTGGCGGTTTGCAACGCCAGACAAAGCAGAAAAATCGGCAGATAAACTACTTGCGATGTTTTATGAATACAAAAAACAACATGATTTTGTAGGAATGGATATGGCTCGAAAATTTCTCCAAATGGGATTTACCAGATCGCGCCGGTACGCGAACCATAAAGGCGGCAAAAAATATGAAGGACCGGTACCTTTAGATAAAAAAGGACAAAGTGGTGCTCACGGCCGTAAAGAACTTCCACGCAGCGAGGAAGATCCCGTAAAGGCCGAATCGGCACGTATATTTTATAAACGATACGAAACAGCCAAAAACGACCCTGAGTATCAGCAGATGATGAAGTTACACAAAGAGGATCGGAAGTCGTAG